In Neodiprion virginianus isolate iyNeoVirg1 chromosome 6, iyNeoVirg1.1, whole genome shotgun sequence, the genomic window TTTATCCTGTGGCATTTGAaggcatatttttttttctgtgccTCAGGAGTTGTATCAAGATATTCAACGGCGACCCGTCCTTCTATGCTGCTAAGAACGTAACCctagagaataaaaattaaacactcgGTAAATtcttatgaaaatttcaccattAGACATAAGAGAATGAATGATTGGTAATTGATTAATGGTGCTGTTGTTATTAATCCATATGAACCTGTTCATTTGGGAAGCCCTTAATGCAGCGCGTTTGGTATTTTAAGCTGCTTTCGCGACGCTGAAACATTCCCGCCATATTTCGAAGATCCCATATgcaaacttttctttttgctgTACCAACAACAAACTTATCCCCACACACAGACAGGGCAAGTACAGTTTCAGGCTGTTGATAGCTGCCTACACAGGTTGGGCTTCTTGGATCCCATAATTTTACTGCAGCATCCCAACCCCCGGTCAAGATTGCATTCAAAGCTGCACAATActcgatttttcgaattggTTTCTCGTGCGTTCCCATAACAGACTCTGTGAAATTTCAGTTATATAATAGAAACATTTCTAATCACTGAATGGTGCGACAATTTCTGGTTGTAATAATGTTCATTGGATATTTCACAGTTCAAATTCGTACCTGTGTTGCTATTGATGTCATACATCTTCAGTGTATTATCCAAGCCGCCACTGTACGCATGGACCGCATCCTGTACATGAAACATACAATAAGGCATGAGTTATTAGATTGATCGGAGCATCTTATGCGTCCGGTACATAATACATCAGTGAAGAAGTACCTGGAAAGCGACGTCCAATACTGGCAGttcatgattgtattttaGCCGCATAGTATTGGCCTGAATATCGTATAGTCGGACTGTGCTATCCCACGACGAAACCAGAAGAAATTGCGTTGAATTTGGTCCGAATTCAACAGCCGAAATAGCGTCTGTCGGTGGTGTTTTAAGTTTGAATTCCGTTCGTGACTCCATTTCGGCAAAGCAGACCTTGCTGAATTTCGGTAATATATATCGGTGTATTTGCTTTGGGCAGCGCTGCGAATGCGTAATACCCTACTTCGGTAAAATGAACGGTGTATtcagaaatgaattttgtggGTTAATGCTGCTTTTATGGTTTTGTAGGTTATGTCTCTAAATCTGATCTGTACACAAATGTGCACAcgtatatatctgtatataccTATGAACGTACACGCATCCATGCAAATACAACACCTGTAAAACGAAACTCGATGCCTACGATGCCTACGGATTTCCCATGGTAGCACTAGTAGAATATTGCGATACTTCAATGGGTATTTCTTACATATCGCGCAAGGTTATTAAATACTGCACGTGACATTCCTCTAATAACTGATTATGGATAATATGGATGTAATTGAATTGTCAAGTGATTCAAACGATTCCGTGCCGTCTGTTAATACAAGTTCAAGCAAACCTCCGGCACTTCATATATTAGATGACGATTATAATTTCCCTGAAGTACCATTCGCCAGTGAACTTCCAGCATCGAAAACATACACAGATTCTGATTCAGGCGCTATTTTTAAATCTAACAGCGACATAGAAACAGAGCTATTCAAAAAGTATATCGGTGAGAAATCAAAGAGTAAGGAAACCAAAGTGAAGAAAACAGTCAATGCATCAAGCAAAAATGACAAAGAGCTTACcaggattgaaaaatataggAAAGCAGAAGAAGCTGCGAGAATTAGGGCCGaaaaagcagcagcagctgcaCATTTGAAAAGCATGCAACCTGGAGAGTGCATGAATTACATGCAAGTTATATTAGATTTGGGtttcatgaattttaatttctttgacACCCTGATCACCGAACTCCAACAATATGAGCTCGTTTATAAGTTGAAATCACAGATAATTTCCAACAGTGTAACATGGACGAGAAGTGAGGAGAAAAACTCTGAACATGTTACTGGAGGAATCAAGTCGATTGAAGATAATCACATCATCGTTGTTTGGGATTACACAGAGACAGTTAAAAAAGTAGCTAGTGATACGTTTGTGACATCCATAGATAATATCCAAACATCAATGCCTGGGAAAGTGACAACGCTGATAGTATACGGAATGGAAAACTATTTCAGGCATCATAGGAATCTTAAAAAAATGCAAGTTAAAAACCTATGTCTGGGAAGCTTCAGGGATGGGAAAAAGCGGAGAGGTAGCAAGGCTTTTGAAGATTTGCCAGTGATTTCTAGGAAACAATTAGAACTGTGCCTGATTGAGGTTCAACTCACACTAAACTGTAACAGTCAACTGATCGAATCACCACATGGTCTAGGTCAGGTCATTGGCCAGTATACAAAAGCCATTGCTGAAGCAccgttcaaaattcacaaGAAACAAATGCTACAATCTCAGCTAGACTTTTACGCCGCTGGGGACAATAAAGACACCGTTAAAGTCGACAAGGATGGGAATGGACTGAAAAGGCTATGGCAACAACACCTATGTCAGTTTAATTTGGCTAGATTGGAAACAGCAGAGGCCATCATTTCAAAATATCCAACTCCCTCACATCTGATGGATGtgagtttttcaatttcactaaCAGAATCAGTGAATGCTTGTAACATACCTCTgcctatttttattcacacttCCAAATGTTTCCAAGAAACACATTTTATCAATTGTCTTACTCATGTTACAGGCTTATGCTCATTGCACACTTTCGGAAGGTATGAAACTGCTTCAAGATATTCCTGTAAGTTTTCTCaaataaacatatattttatactatataattttaataacttAAGCTTACTTAAAACAGATCAGAAGAACTGCAGGGCCTATTACAAATGTCCGACGGATAGGACCTGAATTGAGCAAGAAATTGTACCTCATGTTCACGTCAGAGGATGGCAATATTCTTCTGGGCAATGACTAAGTAGACCTGCGGCgataaacagttttttttgttagaCACTAGTGCCTTGTAAATATCGTACCTACTATTCTGTTTTAAGACAGAGTTTTATACACAAAGCATACGTTACCATAATGAAAGAATGTCCTTACTCCTTAATCTTCAGTTCTGAAAGTACAAGTTGATAgcgttatattttttccagATCAGAATAAGCGGCAGAATTTAATATAAGGGAGAGTTTTTGCGGTAGCCAGTAAAGATTTGAAATGTACTAATCAAGTTAATGTTCTAATTTACTACTATGTTTGTATTAATTATATGGTCAAAGAAAGACGATCACATACTCAAGTAACGAGCCAACAATTTATAGTTTGAATACGTATATGAATATAGTATATATTGAGAACTAGAGGAGCAATTTAACTCTTTCACAGTCTTCTTTTGAATTGTTACATCAAcctttaatattattaaagcAAGatcattgattattattaactaATATTAACAATACGTAGTTTTGGTGTTTatatgagaattttttcattactcaGAAAGATCTATTTGCTACATTTttacaaaagaataaatagCGTCAGGGCTCGTATCTATTAAGGCATGTAATAATCAATGAAGTCAGTTTTGTCATTAGTGTTTCTAACGGCGAGGACAAAAGATATTTCATAATTAAATATGATAGTCAATAGCTTTTTAgcaacattgaaaaataatagttAATCGTAACAGCCttacatttattttaaatgaacaaataaatagCAATTCTTTCAACTCGATTATTGCATTTTTACGTTTTCTGATATTTTAGAAGTATTGAAATGCATTCAGATTCCAAAATATTAGTATTGAAACAGAATAAAGTTTGTAAACTAGAAGTGAATTTAAggattttctttaaaaattgaaagtccTTATTGTTACTATGCGTTGTAgaacgattttcattttatttcaagaaCCAATTCAGGTAAACTTGAAATATATTCCCACACGCGACTGCACCAATCTACTATTGAATCCAGCAGCCGTGTAATCTATTTATGACATACATTCACAGTAAACTGACTAAAACCATTATTTCCTCATTgctactttttctttcaaattaaCATAAATTACTTTTATGAATAATAGTATCAATTCTTTTTCTATTATATTGATATAACAAGTATATTAAATTTCAGTTAATGGCTTTGGTTtgctattttcaaacttttagcagtgaaaatataaaatcatcATTTATAAACGTAAAAATTGTATCGTAGAGATAAATTGACAGTTGAATGTACAATTTGACATCTACATAGACATACAGATCTAATGTAAGGTTCATCGTAAAACTTGAGGGTAAATTAACTAGTTATTTATCCTTTTacattttcgttttgtttttcaataatttcagaaGATGCGTTTGTATCCGAAAGGAAAACCTTGGTCTTTACAATATCTATTTCTGTATTTGAATCCGCATGATTAAGTGATTCAGTGTCGTGACCGTTTTTCGATGGTGATGTCAAGTCAATTTCTGATACACTGGGAATTTTTCGCTCAATAATATTTGTCTTGATAGCATCCTCAATTTCCAATGCATCATCTTGAAtgatttcttgaaatttaatttgatGCCTCGGAAGCATCTGAGCGTATctatgttcatttttttcataactaACCATCTTTGAagtatttttagttaaaacAACTTGTTCATTCTTATCGTCGTGAATATTACTAGGAACAGAATTTCTCTTGGCTAAAATAATCTTAGTATACTTAATCGTTGGGTGATTCAATCGTGGTATTGTTTGTGTCGGTGTACCGATGCGATTAGTGCTTGTTATAGATTGATTTTGCAAGCGGGACGTCAGAACTGCACGATTAACATGATGCAGCGGTCCAGTCGCTCGGACAAGAGCTTGCATTGGTGTATTGGCTAAACTTGTGATGGGATGTTGTATTTTATCATGCTTATTACTGATCAATACAACCTTGGTGGTCCCGCTTagttttggaatatttttgtcGTAAGGATCCATCATAACTGGCACTTGAGAGATTGGCGCAGCTTTTTCAATGGCGTTTAAATTTTCGCCGTCTTTAGCAAATATTATTGGAATGTCCAGTATGTTACCCAAATCGTCGTCAAAGtcatcattaattttttttcgcgtcGGCGATTGTGGTTTGTTGACTTTCTGTACTCTTTGGAGATTACAATTGTTCACTGTTATCTTTGGCACTGTTTTCATAGACCTTTGGCTCATCATCATTTTGCTTGACAGGGGTAAAATGGTTATTGTATTTTGACCAGACATTGGTACTAACATCGAAGCTGTTCTCGAATTGTTTAAACTATCTGCTAACATCACTACATTCTCCGATGATACTGCAAGAGGATAGTTTGTATTTGATGAACTGGTTTGGGAAGCGGGTAGAGACTGCATCTTAGACACATCCAACGGTTGATTTGAGGTAGATATAGTTCGATTCGTACTGCTGCTTGCTCCGTTGTTCTCCGGCTCTATAAAATAGAGATACCGTTCTCAGATATTACGAGAGAAACgggaaaaatgttaaaatatgTACCAAGTTACAGTGCAATTGATAACCCTGCATACATAAGATGTACATCAAATATCTAAACATGTATCTGTGTAAGCAAAAGTATAGTTATGAAAAAACCTGTTCACATTCATCTTAGCACTATAAACAGCACGttaagttttcaatttcgatgAAGAGAGACCAGTTAATGACCTACGATTTCTCAagttaaattgttttttttattttcgctgTATGTAAAAACCGGCAATGATGTTGCTTTTAAACTTCGTTGTAATTTTGATCAGACTCAAAACTTCtcaaaatgtaaattttatactttaaaATGAATGGTATAAGGTTCCTATTCTTGTAAATTGTTACGATTTTAACATTAAATTacaagaaagaagaaatatctttatacatatatatacatgcatatctTAAGAATTTAAAGTCATTAGAACGAATTAATATGGAATAAACCGTTCATTTCAGCCCCTTAatagattaatttttaccaaggTGAGGGATAGGAATTAAAAGAAAACCGAGTTACATGAAATTGTTTATTGAACATAAAATATAAGGCAATGTTGGTGTATTTACacatgataaaatatttcttctgACAAAATTCGATTGAACAACAATGTTCTCGTCTTGGATGCACAGCATTTCGCAGTGCATCCTTCGCAATCAAACTTTAGGCATTGAAGACCAGATTTAATTTGAAGCATTCATTATCTACAAATGACTGTTCCTAGCAACGactatattacatatattcataCAGTTATTGTATGATATCATGTCACATACaaataaaatgtattaaaaaaaaaaagaacctgTCCTAAGCTAATGATCCTTACATTCAATACCATAATTGCGTCTTATCGTTGTGCGAATAGAGATTCCTTGTTATTTGAAAACTGAGATCAACATATAGACGTAATACTTgactaaaattttcaatacaaaaCAACGCCGGTCGttgtgaaaatatataaaatttcatttacttaTTCGTAATATGGCTAGATAATAGAATTCTACCTTTTGGTGTAGTTGTTGATGAGGATGATACAATCGTGTGTGTATTTGGAGTTGAAACACTGGGCGTCAACAAAATGCTTGATGCAGAGGTACCTTTTCCCATTGGCATACCACTGACTATTCCCATTGGACTTCTTCTGCTTTGCAGTAGCGCGGAAAGAGCTCCACTTGCATTAGTTACAGATTTCACCTGCATCGCTATAGAAAACAGATACATACACGATTCtgagaaattatcaaatttattgtATGTGCGATTAATGTTTCTAATTGATATTATATTCACAAATAGGTTGATAccaaaaaatcataattagTAAATCAAATATTACCTGCAGCAGTAGACGCACTGACCCTAACTTGATTTCCAGCCGTAGTTAGAACGTTTACCAATTTAGCTTCGCCACCTTTGTCCGTAATATTGATGTGCTTATAACTGCTCGTTACAGTTTTAGAGAAGTTTTTACTTGTTGTCATAACTGTTTTCAGTTTTGAACTACTTTGAAGACTGGTATTTGTGGCCATCATTTTAGGCATTTTAGAATACACGTTTGACGGCCTGCATACATTGCTCATCTTGGTTGTAGTCGGAAAAGTTTGACCGGCTGAGGTTGTTGCCATACGCAATGGTCCGATGGGTGCTAAACTGGCCAAGGTACCAATGTTCAACGTTATCCCCGCGCCTGCATTACTTGCATTCAACTGTATAACAATTTGTATAGTCAATCCAATGCTGCATCAAAGCATAATGTTGCTAAACAAAATTTCCTTACCTGCCCCGATAGTCTTGGTGATAATAGCTGGTCAGGCAAAGTCACTTTCTGATTACTGATGACTCTAGGTTTTCGTTTAGATGCCGAGGCATGATTTAAATTTGCTCCGCTGATTGCTAAAAGGGTTGGCTGCGTATTTATAGTTCCCGATCGCACCAGAGATCCTGCTGAAGACTTTTGCGGTGTACCAGAGACAGCATTAGGCGTGATGGGTGTCATAGGTctagtttttttcaaactcggaGAGTGTGGTTCGCTCTCTACAGAACTGCTAGTAgaatttttcctctttctagACTCCTTTTTCATAGATTTGTCAGAGTTTATCAAGGGATTAGATCGCAGAGGCAGAGGATGAGGTTGCAGCAGAATACTGCCAACAAAATCACCGACTTCGTCAAGTATACATCTGTCGACTATGCTCTGTGTTATACCCTCAGATATTTTCTTTGCCGTAGATATTCTCAGGTGATCATCCGCTGTTCCTATAACAACTAGGCTTGTTTCGACAAGCATTTTTTCCCTCAGATCTTCCAAGTCATCGGGTCTCACAAGTGTCGCATTTTGACCAATTACAAACATAACAGGGCATCTAATATCCATCAAAGTGTCATCAGGGGTCCCCCGTTTTCCTTCTACAGTTGTAAATGGAAAGCCCAAGCAAATCACTGCCGTTACATGTTCCATTTGAGCTACCTAAGAAACAGTTAAAATAGATTCTTAGTCGCCATGAAATATATACAGTGAAATGTTTTACAAAGTGGTAAATAATTAAGTCTCACTTGGCAAGCGAGAGCAGCTCCTGTGTTAAATCCAACAAGGATTATTGGGCGCCCTGGATAATCACTACGAACGTCTTGTATTTTGGTTCTGGTAGCTTGTACCAGTTGCTCCATGCACGCCATCATCGTCATTCTATTTGCCGCTAATCCCATGTGTGTATGCACATTGACAACCATACCCAATGCTCCCAAATGCGCAATCCATTTGTGTTGTCGTGAAGAAACACTGGTTCCGACTCCAGAGGGTGCTATGACAAGGATTGGATTGCCAGGTAACTTTTTCTGGAAACAATATGACAAGTATTAAAGTAACGATCTACTTTTGCAAATAATCTACTCCGAAACTTGCATCATTAATTCTATTGTGGTATCAAAGGTTTAACTTACTGGCCTGCTTGCATTCAGTGTTGATGCAATTGGATCCCATGATCTTTTTAGCAATGGTCCGAGGGTTTCCCAGGTTATTGACCCACTTTTAGCATTTAAGTTTGGTTGTATGGCtattattttatctattaATTGTGGAATTTTTAATCTCAACGTTTGAAGAATATCCAGGTAAATAGCCATATATTCCTGGGGTAGATTTTCGAAGAGTAAATTATGCAGCCATTGAGCTACTCGAAAATCCCACCCAGCAGATGCGAGTGTTTCTCTGAATCTTCGTGCAGCTGTGTCAACGGAagttcttcgaaaaattggttCCATTAAACTATTCGCTTTTACCAGTCTAGCTAACCGTTCTGACGATAATATGCGCATAACTTTGGTAAAAATACGATTTTGAATCGGAGTCCAAAGgattttttctatcttttctTCCCAATCATCATTTTCGTCAGGTCGAGCAAAATTAGCAAGTCTCTGAAACTCGTCCATCACATGACGAGTTCTGGCTAAATCGTACGGCGGCGTGACAGACTCCGTCATATCTCCTTCAACGTTGACCTCTTCATCCTGTTTTAGTTTATCcctatttttttaaatccagaacaacaaaacaaacaaatttcaattataaaaaaaatagaaaagaaaattctgagAGCgggaataaagaaataaaaattatccgaGATTTTATCATTCTCGTAGCTCTCCTTCAGTTaggttattaaaaaattaacacaaatGAAATAGGAAAACACGCCGTACACTATCATCTTATACTCACGTGACTAACAAACTTCTCGGCTTGCTGAAGAACAGTTTCTTGACTGGCTTGACATATACATTTTCCGGT contains:
- the LOC124307845 gene encoding crossover junction endonuclease EME1 isoform X1, producing the protein MDNMDVIELSSDSNDSVPSVNTSSSKPPALHILDDDYNFPEVPFASELPASKTYTDSDSGAIFKSNSDIETELFKKYIGEKSKSKETKVKKTVNASSKNDKELTRIEKYRKAEEAARIRAEKAAAAAHLKSMQPGECMNYMQVILDLGFMNFNFFDTLITELQQYELVYKLKSQIISNSVTWTRSEEKNSEHVTGGIKSIEDNHIIVVWDYTETVKKVASDTFVTSIDNIQTSMPGKVTTLIVYGMENYFRHHRNLKKMQVKNLCLGSFRDGKKRRGSKAFEDLPVISRKQLELCLIEVQLTLNCNSQLIESPHGLGQVIGQYTKAIAEAPFKIHKKQMLQSQLDFYAAGDNKDTVKVDKDGNGLKRLWQQHLCQFNLARLETAEAIISKYPTPSHLMDAYAHCTLSEGMKLLQDIPIRRTAGPITNVRRIGPELSKKLYLMFTSEDGNILLGND
- the LOC124307845 gene encoding crossover junction endonuclease EME1 isoform X2, giving the protein MDNMDVIELSSDSNDSVPSVNTSSSKPPALHILDDDYNFPEVPFASELPASKTYTDSDSGAIFKSNSDIETELFKKYIGEKSKSKETKVKKTVNASSKNDKELTRIEKYRKAEEAARIRAEKAAAAAHLKSMQPGECMNYMQVILDLGFMNFNFFDTLITELQQYELVYKLKSQIISNSVTWTRSEEKNSEHVTGGIKSIEDNHIIVVWDYTETVKKVASDTFVTSIDNIQTSMPGKVTTLIVYGMENYFRHHRNLKKMQVKNLCLGSFRDGKKRRGSKAFEDLPVISRKQLELCLIEVQLTLNCNSQLIESPHGLGQVIGQYTKAIAEAPFKIHKKQMLQSQLDFYAAGDNKDTVKVDKDGNGLKRLWQQHLCQFNLARLETAEAIISKYPTPSHLMDAYAHCTLSEDQKNCRAYYKCPTDRT
- the LOC124307835 gene encoding KAT8 regulatory NSL complex subunit 3 isoform X2; this translates as MTESVTPPYDLARTRHVMDEFQRLANFARPDENDDWEEKIEKILWTPIQNRIFTKVMRILSSERLARLVKANSLMEPIFRRTSVDTAARRFRETLASAGWDFRVAQWLHNLLFENLPQEYMAIYLDILQTLRLKIPQLIDKIIAIQPNLNAKSGSITWETLGPLLKRSWDPIASTLNASRPKKLPGNPILVIAPSGVGTSVSSRQHKWIAHLGALGMVVNVHTHMGLAANRMTMMACMEQLVQATRTKIQDVRSDYPGRPIILVGFNTGAALACQVAQMEHVTAVICLGFPFTTVEGKRGTPDDTLMDIRCPVMFVIGQNATLVRPDDLEDLREKMLVETSLVVIGTADDHLRISTAKKISEGITQSIVDRCILDEVGDFVGSILLQPHPLPLRSNPLINSDKSMKKESRKRKNSTSSSVESEPHSPSLKKTRPMTPITPNAVSGTPQKSSAGSLVRSGTINTQPTLLAISGANLNHASASKRKPRVISNQKVTLPDQLLSPRLSGQLNASNAGAGITLNIGTLASLAPIGPLRMATTSAGQTFPTTTKMSNVCRPSNVYSKMPKMMATNTSLQSSSKLKTVMTTSKNFSKTVTSSYKHINITDKGGEAKLVNVLTTAGNQVRVSASTAAAMQVKSVTNASGALSALLQSRRSPMGIVSGMPMGKGTSASSILLTPSVSTPNTHTIVSSSSTTTPKEPENNGASSSTNRTISTSNQPLDVSKMQSLPASQTSSSNTNYPLAVSSENVVMLADSLNNSRTASMLVPMSGQNTITILPLSSKMMMSQRSMKTVPKITVNNCNLQRVQKVNKPQSPTRKKINDDFDDDLGNILDIPIIFAKDGENLNAIEKAAPISQVPVMMDPYDKNIPKLSGTTKVVLISNKHDKIQHPITSLANTPMQALVRATGPLHHVNRAVLTSRLQNQSITSTNRIGTPTQTIPRLNHPTIKYTKIILAKRNSVPSNIHDDKNEQVVLTKNTSKMVSYEKNEHRYAQMLPRHQIKFQEIIQDDALEIEDAIKTNIIERKIPSVSEIDLTSPSKNGHDTESLNHADSNTEIDIVKTKVFLSDTNASSEIIEKQNENVKG
- the LOC124307849 gene encoding mitotic checkpoint protein BUB3, which gives rise to MESRTEFKLKTPPTDAISAVEFGPNSTQFLLVSSWDSTVRLYDIQANTMRLKYNHELPVLDVAFQDAVHAYSGGLDNTLKMYDINSNTESVMGTHEKPIRKIEYCAALNAILTGGWDAAVKLWDPRSPTCVGSYQQPETVLALSVCGDKFVVGTAKRKVCIWDLRNMAGMFQRRESSLKYQTRCIKGFPNEQGYVLSSIEGRVAVEYLDTTPEAQKKKYAFKCHRIKENNVEHIYPVNAISFHSTYNTFATGGSDGFVNIWDGFNKKRLCQFHRYNAGVAALSFSHDGCALAIGVSYLNEAEIPPGGANEESIYIRYVNDQETKPK
- the LOC124307835 gene encoding KAT8 regulatory NSL complex subunit 3 isoform X1, whose amino-acid sequence is MTDVLRSATGRDSIMKMLLSTSPVVSTSSTVGSGLPSPTGDTFDDNPNTLTTYLHQLAGCFESEINVIVKDHCYARPWNWKPENVYVKPVKKLFFSKPRSLLVTDKLKQDEEVNVEGDMTESVTPPYDLARTRHVMDEFQRLANFARPDENDDWEEKIEKILWTPIQNRIFTKVMRILSSERLARLVKANSLMEPIFRRTSVDTAARRFRETLASAGWDFRVAQWLHNLLFENLPQEYMAIYLDILQTLRLKIPQLIDKIIAIQPNLNAKSGSITWETLGPLLKRSWDPIASTLNASRPKKLPGNPILVIAPSGVGTSVSSRQHKWIAHLGALGMVVNVHTHMGLAANRMTMMACMEQLVQATRTKIQDVRSDYPGRPIILVGFNTGAALACQVAQMEHVTAVICLGFPFTTVEGKRGTPDDTLMDIRCPVMFVIGQNATLVRPDDLEDLREKMLVETSLVVIGTADDHLRISTAKKISEGITQSIVDRCILDEVGDFVGSILLQPHPLPLRSNPLINSDKSMKKESRKRKNSTSSSVESEPHSPSLKKTRPMTPITPNAVSGTPQKSSAGSLVRSGTINTQPTLLAISGANLNHASASKRKPRVISNQKVTLPDQLLSPRLSGQLNASNAGAGITLNIGTLASLAPIGPLRMATTSAGQTFPTTTKMSNVCRPSNVYSKMPKMMATNTSLQSSSKLKTVMTTSKNFSKTVTSSYKHINITDKGGEAKLVNVLTTAGNQVRVSASTAAAMQVKSVTNASGALSALLQSRRSPMGIVSGMPMGKGTSASSILLTPSVSTPNTHTIVSSSSTTTPKEPENNGASSSTNRTISTSNQPLDVSKMQSLPASQTSSSNTNYPLAVSSENVVMLADSLNNSRTASMLVPMSGQNTITILPLSSKMMMSQRSMKTVPKITVNNCNLQRVQKVNKPQSPTRKKINDDFDDDLGNILDIPIIFAKDGENLNAIEKAAPISQVPVMMDPYDKNIPKLSGTTKVVLISNKHDKIQHPITSLANTPMQALVRATGPLHHVNRAVLTSRLQNQSITSTNRIGTPTQTIPRLNHPTIKYTKIILAKRNSVPSNIHDDKNEQVVLTKNTSKMVSYEKNEHRYAQMLPRHQIKFQEIIQDDALEIEDAIKTNIIERKIPSVSEIDLTSPSKNGHDTESLNHADSNTEIDIVKTKVFLSDTNASSEIIEKQNENVKG